The following proteins are encoded in a genomic region of Hoeflea phototrophica DFL-43:
- a CDS encoding DUF1465 family protein → MTDTSLNTVNLADRMANSGQFKALYAEGMALVEETANYLDGPGRTASKALPRLAAVLYAAESMRLTTRLMQMASWLLLQRAVNNGEMNRDQVVAEKNKVRLDSFNCDRNAPGWAELPEAFRDLVEHSLRIQNRVAILDREIYRSNETPTLRPDNENSVQAQQNLLQTAFAKR, encoded by the coding sequence ATGACTGATACCAGCCTCAACACCGTCAATCTCGCGGACCGGATGGCCAATTCGGGACAGTTCAAGGCACTCTACGCCGAGGGAATGGCGCTGGTCGAGGAAACCGCGAACTACCTCGATGGCCCGGGCCGCACCGCTTCCAAGGCTCTGCCACGCCTCGCCGCTGTTCTTTATGCAGCTGAATCAATGCGCCTTACCACCCGGCTTATGCAGATGGCGTCATGGCTGCTGTTGCAGCGCGCGGTGAACAATGGCGAGATGAACCGCGATCAAGTTGTTGCGGAAAAGAACAAGGTCCGCCTCGACAGCTTCAATTGCGACCGCAACGCACCCGGCTGGGCAGAACTGCCCGAAGCCTTCCGTGACCTCGTCGAACATTCGTTGCGCATCCAGAACCGTGTCGCCATTCTTGATCGCGAGATCTATCGCTCGAATGAGACCCCGACACTTCGCCCGGACAATGAGAACTCTGTTCAGGCGCAACAGAACCTTCTTCAGACAGCTTTTGCCAAGCGCTGA
- the rpmE gene encoding 50S ribosomal protein L31, translating into MKADIHPDYHMIKVVMTDGTEYMTKSTWGSEGDTMNLEIDPRSHPAWTGGNQQLMDRGGRLSKFKKRFEGLSM; encoded by the coding sequence ATGAAGGCTGACATCCATCCTGACTACCACATGATCAAAGTGGTCATGACCGACGGTACCGAGTACATGACCAAGTCGACCTGGGGCTCGGAAGGTGACACCATGAACCTCGAGATCGATCCCCGCTCGCACCCGGCCTGGACCGGCGGCAACCAGCAGCTGATGGACCGTGGTGGTCGCCTGTCGAAGTTCAAGAAGCGCTTCGAAGGCCTCAGCATGTAA
- a CDS encoding ABC transporter transmembrane domain-containing protein → MADQSKTPQTARKSIRPLARLFPYIKRYPRLVFGALAFLLIAAVTTLSLPTAVRRMIDHGFSAQDAGFINTYFSMLAGIAALLALASACRYYFVITLGERVVSDIRRDVFDHVTRLSASFYDANRSGEIVSRLTADTTQIKSAVGATASLALRNTILCVGAAAMMFVTSPKLSSLVLGAIPLIVFPLVGFGRKVRKRSREAQDTLAEAMTFAGEAIGATRTVQAFNTEAAAQASFSGAVETAFGAARRSILARSILTGFAIAMAFGSVVAVLWYGAQSVLAGELSPGTLGQFLLYSVFAAGSLGALSEVWGELSQAAGAAERLSELLDEVPEIRAPENPAPLPQPPVGDILFDNVGFAYPARPESSALEGTSFHVRPGETVAVVGASGAGKSTLFSLILRFYDASSGRVLVDSVDVRDADPAEVRARIAVVPQDVTIFAGSVGDNIAFGKPGASQADIEAAARAAQAHDFIMALDQGYATAVGERGITLSGGQRQRVAIARAILRDAPILLLDEATSALDAESETLVQKALEGLMQNRTTIVIAHRLATVLRADRILVLDQGRIVEEGTHGELVARGGLYARLARLQFEHGAEALSLATPQGNASLSEKAG, encoded by the coding sequence GTGGCTGATCAAAGCAAGACACCCCAGACCGCCCGCAAATCCATCCGCCCTCTGGCGCGGCTTTTTCCTTATATAAAGCGCTACCCACGCCTGGTCTTCGGCGCCCTAGCGTTCCTTCTCATTGCTGCGGTCACCACACTGAGCCTGCCAACGGCCGTGCGCAGAATGATTGACCATGGCTTCTCCGCGCAGGATGCCGGCTTCATCAACACCTATTTCTCGATGCTGGCCGGGATCGCCGCCCTTCTCGCCCTCGCTTCGGCATGCCGCTATTATTTCGTCATCACGCTGGGTGAACGCGTGGTGTCCGACATCCGCCGCGATGTCTTCGATCATGTCACACGGCTGTCCGCCTCCTTCTATGACGCCAACCGCTCGGGCGAAATCGTCTCGCGGCTGACCGCAGACACCACGCAGATCAAATCCGCCGTCGGAGCGACCGCCTCGCTCGCCCTGCGCAACACCATCTTGTGCGTTGGCGCTGCCGCGATGATGTTCGTGACCTCACCCAAACTCTCCAGCCTGGTTCTGGGTGCGATACCGCTGATCGTATTTCCTCTGGTGGGGTTTGGCCGCAAGGTGCGCAAGCGCTCGCGCGAAGCGCAGGATACGCTCGCGGAGGCTATGACCTTTGCCGGTGAGGCAATCGGTGCCACTCGCACCGTTCAGGCGTTCAACACGGAGGCCGCAGCCCAGGCCAGTTTCAGCGGCGCGGTGGAGACCGCCTTTGGCGCAGCGCGGCGCTCTATTCTGGCCCGCTCGATCCTCACCGGCTTCGCCATCGCCATGGCCTTCGGTTCAGTGGTGGCCGTGCTCTGGTATGGTGCGCAATCGGTGCTGGCTGGCGAACTTTCTCCCGGCACGCTTGGCCAGTTCCTGCTCTATTCGGTCTTTGCCGCCGGCAGCCTCGGCGCATTGTCCGAGGTCTGGGGCGAACTCTCCCAGGCCGCAGGCGCTGCCGAGCGTTTGAGCGAACTCCTTGATGAAGTGCCCGAGATCCGTGCTCCTGAAAACCCGGCTCCGCTGCCGCAGCCACCGGTGGGCGACATTCTTTTCGACAATGTCGGATTTGCCTATCCAGCCCGCCCCGAGTCTTCGGCGCTGGAGGGGACAAGCTTTCATGTCCGGCCCGGCGAAACCGTCGCAGTCGTCGGCGCGTCCGGCGCGGGCAAATCGACGCTGTTCTCGCTGATCCTGCGGTTTTACGACGCCAGCAGTGGCCGGGTGCTTGTCGACAGCGTCGATGTCCGTGACGCCGATCCGGCAGAAGTCCGCGCCCGTATCGCTGTCGTACCGCAGGATGTGACGATTTTCGCAGGCAGCGTCGGGGACAATATCGCCTTTGGCAAACCCGGTGCCAGCCAGGCCGACATCGAGGCCGCCGCCCGTGCAGCCCAGGCCCATGATTTTATCATGGCGCTCGACCAGGGCTATGCGACCGCTGTGGGCGAACGCGGCATCACGCTCTCCGGCGGCCAACGCCAGCGTGTCGCCATTGCGCGCGCCATCCTGCGGGATGCACCGATCCTGCTGCTGGACGAAGCCACATCAGCGCTTGATGCGGAGAGCGAGACACTGGTGCAGAAGGCGCTTGAAGGGCTGATGCAGAACCGCACCACGATCGTCATCGCGCACCGCCTCGCAACGGTGCTTCGGGCCGACCGTATTCTTGTCCTTGATCAGGGCCGTATCGTCGAGGAGGGCACCCATGGCGAATTGGTGGCGCGCGGCGGTCTCTACGCCCGTTTGGCACGCCTGCAGTTCGAACACGGCGCCGAAGCCCTGTCCCTCGCCACACCACAGGGCAATGCCTCGCTCTCTGAGAAAGCCGGCTAA